The following is a genomic window from Saccopteryx bilineata isolate mSacBil1 chromosome 4, mSacBil1_pri_phased_curated, whole genome shotgun sequence.
TATCTACTATGGCCATGTTAAATGTATCATTAAGAAGTAATTTCTTACttgatcataaaaataaaaaatcttaccatttgcaacagcatggatggacctaaaggttgttatactaagtgaaataaatcaaagaaagacaaataccgcaTGATTTTACTTATTGTGGAATCTACAGAAcgaaataaacagacaaaatagaaatagactcaaagatacagagaatagCTTGATGGCTGCCAGAGCAGAGGGGGctgagggactgggtgaaaaggtgaagggattaagtacaaattggtagttacaaaaaagtcacagggatgtaaagtgcagcatagggaatatagtcaataatattgtaataactgtgtactGTGTATGGTGACATATGGTTACTTGAAAGAtaggggggatcactttgtaaagtataagaCTGTTTAACCACAATGCTGTACACATAAaactaataagaaaaatactgaatgtaaactattattaaaaactaaagtaaaaaaaataattttcttaaaaaaaaaaaaggcttaaccTCAACTATAGCCCCAAATCAAAATTTGGGTCaagatcttaaataaataaaatagaacatgaggaaatacttccaaactcattttatgaagccagcattatATTAGTTCCAAAATCAGACAAATAccctacactaaaaaaaaaaaaaaaaaaagttataggccaatatccatgatgaacttagatgcaaaaaattctcaacaaaataataaatcaaattcaacaattttaaagaaattaatttatttagtagAGATGCTAGAATGGTTCAACATCCacatatcaatcaatgtgatatatatacctcattaacaaaatgaaggataaaaatcataagatcaggccctggctggtttgttcagtaggttagagcattttACTGAAACAACAAGGTTTGACTCTggacagggcacagacaggaagcaaccaatgaatgcatgactcagtgaaacaacaaatggattcttccattctccctcccccctctctctcatcctctttctctctaagaaaacaaaatcaatcaaccaaccaatcaatcaatcaaaagaaaaaattatgccctggccaggtagcttggttagAAGCACAGATTTGGTtagattctcggtcagggcacatacaggaacagcttgatgttcctgtctctctctaaaaaattattaagtaaagtaaaataaaataaaaattaaaaaaatcataggatCAACTCAATATATgctgaaaaagtatttgacaaaattcaaattctttcatgataaaaactctcaacaaagcgTGGGGAAGGAACGTATCTCAACATACTAAAACCCATAGCTTTATAACAAGcccacagctaatatcatacttaatggtgagaaattgaaagcttttcttttaagaaacaaGACAATATGCCCACTCTCaccatttctattcaacatagtatttgaagtcctagccagagcaattagacaggaaaaagaaaaggcatccaaatcagaaaaaGTAGAACTGTATTTATAGATGACATAACATTACACATAGAAAGCTCTAAAGACACTGTTAGAACTACTAAATGAATTCTGTACAGTTGcaggataaaaaaatcaatatatagaatttctttgagtttctataCACTTATAACCAATCAGAGAAATTAAGACAACAATCCTATTTACAACTTCATCAAGAGCAAAAACCTAGGAACAATTTTAAGTAGGGAGTTGAAAGATCAATACacagaaaactataagacattaatgaaagaaattgaagaagacacaaacaaatgaaaagatattcagtGCTCATGGactggaaaaattaatattgttaaaagttCTACACTACACAAAGCAAgttatagattcagtgcaatccctatcaaaatcccagtaacatttttcacagaaatagaacaatctAAAAATttgtatcaggccctggccggttggctcagcggtagagcgtaggcctggcgtgcgggggacccgggttcgattctcggccagggcacataggagaagcgcccatttgcttctccaccccccctccttcctctctgtctctctcttcccctccggcagccaaggctccattggagcaaagatgacctgggcgctggggatggctccttggcctctgccccaggtgctagagtggctctggtcacgacagagcgacgccccggaggggcagagcgtcgcccctggtgggcgtgccgggtggatcccggtcgggcgcatgtgggagtctgtctgactgtctctccccgtttccagcttcagaaaaatacaaaaaaaataaaaaaaataaaaataaaataaaaataaaaatttgtatgaaaccCCAAAAGGccccaaataaccaaaacaaccttgaggaaaataaaaagccagAGACATCACATTTCCTCATTTGAAAGTATATTACAAAGCTGTATcaatcaaaacagtataaaacagaaacataaaaacagacacaccaatcaatggaacagaatagaaggtCTTACAATAAATCCATgtatatatagtcaattaatttatgataaaggagccaagaatatgCAATTGGGAAAAgatagtttcttcaataaatagttgagaaaattgaatcacatgcaaaagaatgaaaatggatctctatcttacaccatacaaataattaactcaaaatgaattaaagacttgaacataagacctgaaaacaaaactcctagaaggaaacataagcagtaaactcctTAAAATCAGTTTTGGCAATATTTTTTTGgatttaacaataaaaacaaatgcaagaaaagcaaaaataacaagTGATGccacattaaactaaaaagcttctgtagagcaaaggaaatcaacaaaataaaaaaagcaacctaaaggatagaaagaaacatttgcaaatcatatatttgataaggggctaatatccagaatatataaagaatttacataaactcaatagcaaaacaaaacaagcaatcctattaaaaatgtgcagaggatctgaatagacattttccaaggaagacatacaaaAGGCCAATAGGTGCTTAACATAACTAATAATCACGGAAATGAGAATCAAAACCATGAGATagcacctcaaacctgttagagtggctattataaaaaagacaaggaATAAAAACCGTTTGCAAGGATGCAGAAAGGGAAATCCTGGGGAgcactggtgggaatgtaaattggtatttCATCCAGAACTACCACACGATCCAGTAATTTCATTTGtgagtatttatccaaaaaaaatgaaatcactaCCTCAAAAAGATATCTatacccccatggtcactgcagCATCATTTTTTACAAcagccaacacatggaaacaacttaagtgctCACCatcaaatgaatgaagaaaatgtgtgtattttatgtGCACATGTATGCATATCAcacccatacaatgaaatattactcagccgtacaaaataaagaaatctgtgtgaatgaaccttgaggatattatgctaagtgaaataagtcagacagagaaagacaaatattatataatctcacttacatatggaatctaaaaacaaaacaaaaactgaacccATAGAcaaagagaacagattggtggatGCCGAGGCAGGGGATAGGTGTAGATGGACCGCGGTTACGCTACAGTACAGTAGGGAAAGAATGGTGTTTTCAATAAATGCTAGATCAGTTGACTCTTCACAtgtaaaagaagtaaatcttGACCCCTATCTCacaccacatacaaaaatcaactctaGTTGATACAAACAACCCAATGGAAATATcaaacaataaaacttttggaAGAAAGCATATGAAAATCTCTTTATGACCTTGCTTTAATAACACTTAAACAGGACTCAAAAAGTACAACAGGTCCTGAAATAATGCCATTTTTTCCAATCTCATATCAGTATAACATTAATGAGAAGCCTTAGGATCTTAACTCTTATTTGTATCAATTAGACTGTAGAAAAACTGGTTTCATCATATGTCGCTTCACATAAAGTTGCAGAAACTATTGGTGCCATTGTGGACTTACTATACTAACCACAGagggaaaaaatggataaattgaactacattaaaattaagagcTTCTCATCAAAAGATAACATTACcaagaagaaaaagcaagacacAAAGTAGATTTCTTTCATACATATATCCAACAAATGATTTATATTCAGAACATATAAAGaattctttcaaatcaatagTAAAAAGGCAGATAATTGCTAAGAAAATGCGCAAAAAACTTGAGCAGCCATTTCATAAAATAACTGGCCATTAAACAACTGAAAACATGCTAATACTTCATTAGttaacagagaaatgcaaatcaaaatcacaatgtgaTTCCATTATACAACCACCAGAAAGACTAAAATTAAAGAGACATCCAGTACCAAACCAAGCGTTGGGAGATTATAAAGCAACTGAAACTCTTAGACACTGCCGTTGGAAGTGTCTTTGGAAAACTGGTTAGAAGTATTTACTTAAAGCTAAATTAAATACATAATCCCTTTTACCTGGATAATTCACTGCTAGATATACATATACCCAAGAAAATGaactatatatgtatgtgtgttcacattttttaaaccaaaggcacatagaagaatgtTCACAGACTCATTATTTATTATAGTCCAAAATTAGGAACAACCTAACCAAACAAGAGAATGAATTAACTATAGTATATTCAAACACTATTCATAGAAATGTTGCTATACACAACAATATAGATGATTCTCACAAATATAGAGAGAAGAAAGCTGGACAAAATAGTAAtcctatatgattccatttatataaagttaaaacactttattaagttaaaaattgATAGTGTTAAAAAgttagggcaaaaaaaaaaaagggcagtggTTATGCTTGGGGGAAGAGGTGACTGGGAGTATATAAGGCCATGAGGATACTGGTCGTATTATATAACTTGATGTGGATGTTGGTTACATGAGTATTTtactttgtgaaaattcattgGGCTGTACAGTTATAAATCGGGTACTTTTCTGTTTGCATGTTATATTTCAattctttaaagataaaaaagcCTTTCAAAAatggtttaatttttctttcgttgttgttgttattgttgtcctcaaataaacacaaataaaacaaaatataaggtgAAATGAGATTCTGCCAGGACACTTGGGGTATAATAAAGGAtcttcttctctgtttttatttcctataatcccaatttttctgcattaaaataactaagcaaagaataaaagataaagaaacagacttaGTCTAAGTAGGTGACAAATGATACTAGAAATACTAAGAACCccaaataaatatgataaaaatagtCACACTGTTTTTATAAGTGTAGTTTTGTAACATAAGCAGCcattacgatttttttttttaattaaaaaagaaaaggaagcctgatcaggcggtggcacagtggatagagcataggattgGGATGCAGACAACCCAGGCTAGAATTCCAGAGGTTGCCGgctcgagtgcaggctcatctggcttgagtgtgcgattgctggcttgaacataggatcacagacatgaccttagggtcgccggcttgagcccaaagttgttggcttgagcaaggggtcactagctctgctatagcccccccccccctcaaggcacatatgagaaagcaatcaatgaacaactatggagccACAGCTAAGGAgcggcaatgaagaattgatacttctcatctctctcccttctggcctgtctgtccccatctgtctctctcgctaaaaaaaaaaaaaaaaaaaaaaaaaaggaaaatatctggTAAAACAAAGTTTCAGAATtcagcatttttaaatgttagctttacaaatgtataaaatatatactataatttCTGGCAAAATCAAGCTGTTTTAGTAGTCAGCAATTAAAGCATTgtaattattcaatatttttaaaacacattgcaataagaaaatatttttacttactcAGTGTATTATGGTCTGTGTGAATACCTTGTATAACAGAAGTTCTGAGTAATAATTCCACATCGGAACCTATTTTTATTAGCTGTTAAGAAAGCCAAACACATAGAATAAACCTCTTAGGTGTTTTTTCAAGGGTTCATATgaatgcactttttttccccattgatttgaaagacagagagggagggagagaagcgggggcagggagaaagaagcagcaactccgtgttccactgagttgttccacctagctgtgcactcactgattgcttcttgtatgtgcactggTGGGGGTTGAACCACAACGTCTCGTGCGCTGGGgcaatgctttatttactgagccacctggccaaggctgaAGGCACTATTTTTGAAAATGTAGTGCTGCCTTTAACTTTCTATAACCATCCCAAGTGTACAGAGGGCTCAGACAGGCACACACCTTTAACTTTATCCATCTGTTCtatattttattccaaaatagatttagagtattgttttgtatatatattttataatttatttaaagtacAGTTTTTGTGGGGGCTAATCTTTCTTTTATAGAGCTGGATGTTCTAAACATTAGTCTTGGATTAGAAGTCAGAATTCTTGGATACCAACTCTGGCTCTGTCATGAAGTGTATGGCCTTGGGTTAATAATCTACTCTCAATTTCAGacatcattatttacaaaatgAAGAACTGGACTAGAACAGCAACTTTTAACACAGTGGACCCCTGGGGGATCCTGAGATGTTTTCAGGCAACCCAAgacatcaaaattattttcattaatactAGAGCTCTCTGCACTGTTTGAGTTGTGAACAGAAGTAGAGCTTTCTCTATGAAATAGCATTTATACTTCAATAAACCAATGACAGGCAGGCAAACTGTGATTACTCAGACTTGGGCATTTGATagatttctttttggaaaatgaGTGAAGTGTGGTGGGAAGTTAAGAGGGGTCAGATGATATAGTCTTATAGGTCATGGAAGGTAAGAACTTTAGATTTTGCACTGAATGAGTCAAGGAGTCATGGGGTTTTGAGCAGAAGAGTAATAGAATACACCCTTTACACCCTGACccatttgctcagtggataagagcattagcctggcatatggacatcccagggttcgattccagtcagggcacacaagggaagtgaccatctgcttttctctccctccctctccctgttctctgGGAAACCAGAGGGAATGAACAGGTGGCGAGTATAAATCCTGgagcaaaaaaaaagtatatatatatatatatctccattgGTCTAACAGAAACAGAATTCCACATTGCAACtaatctttaagaaaatttaTCACTTGTTGCTATATCAAAGAGTATTCAATTATTTGAAAAGTTTATAATATATCCAACTACTTATTTGTGTGAGGCTGAATTTTCTCATATACTTCAGCCTAAAAAACATCATATTGAATGAGGAAGCAGATAGAATTTAGCTGACTTCTATTAAGCCAGACATGAGAGAGATTtgcaaaaaaagtaaagaatgtcactcttctcactaaattattttgaaaatccagttatttttcttaagtaatgtATTTGTTAACatgtaatgcaggggtccccaaactttttacacagggggccagttcactgttcctcagaccattggagggccggactataaaaaaaactataaacaaatccctgtgcacactgcacatatcttattttaaagtaaaaaaacaaaatgggaacaaatacaatatttaaaataaagaacatgtaaatttaaatcaacaaactgaccagtatttcaatgggaactatgctcctctcactgacaatcaatgaaagaggtgccccttctggaagtgcagttggggctggataaatggccttggggccgcatgcagcccttgggccatagtttggggacccctgatgtaatgggtttattatctttaaatgatttaatcaatacatatttaaaatttctcagtTTTACAATCTAATATGGTAAATATTGTTAGGTACAATACATAAATAGTACTTTTCAGGGTCCtaatttttaagaatgtaaagGGGTCTTGAgaccaaaatgtttgagaactgtGGGTCTAGAGGATGCTTAAGTTTCCTTTTGGTGCCAAGACTAATGAACTCTCTAATATATAATTGGACAATGTAATTATCCAAAAGCTACTAAATAGTTAATATATGCAGttatagaaagtataaaatatatatttgtatataacaaatatataattccTAGATTGCTTAATGTTAAATTAGTACTCTAAAAGTAAGTAAAATGAATTTGGGAGACTGTAGTTCATTTTGTTCGTGTAGttgatataaaaagaatttaagattttaaatcatgatttcaaaaattaaaaattgccgAATTGTTATCAGTCTACTGAATAGCATACAATATAAATTCCCATAcagtacagctttttttttttttttttttttttgtatttttctgaagctagaaacggggagagacagtcaaacagactcccgcatgcgcccgaccgggatccacccagcacgcccaccagggggcgtcgctctgttgcgaccagagccactctagcgcctggggcagaggcccagcgcccggcgccagggccatctttgctccaatggagcctcagctgcaggaggggaagagagagacagagaggaaggagaggggcaggggtggagaagcagatgggcgcttctcctgtgtgccctggccgggaattgaacccgggacttctgcacgccaggccgacgctctaccattgagccaaccggccagggcctacagtacATCTTTTAACTCCTATTCAAGTCATGACTTAATTATAACATCATCTTAATTTCTGTATAGTTCCTGTTTCCCGTCATATGCTTAAGGGAAAACTTTCCCggtttttgatttctacactataaaatggggcagaggagcccatgctggaggaggggagagaaagtccacatggaggagaggagaagcagtcaagatggcagagtgctgaaggagaagacagtttgtgcagagagaaggagatggggtacAGAGGCCGAGAAATTCGTCTGCCCCTCCGAGTCAAAGGGGAAGGAATGGGACCAAAGATTCACTTCAACTTTGAATTACTGGATATTGGAAAAGTTTTTATCGGATCTGTACATTGTTACGAGACAATACTATCCAACAAAGGCAGCATTGATACCCTCTTCAACGTGAGCCCTCCCACTTCGGCTATGGGTGCCTGCTTTGTTTTTAGTCCCATGGAAGGCCTCATCGAACCCAGCGGAGTGCAGGCTATCCAGATTTCCTTCAGCTCTTCCATCCTGGGGCACTTTGAAGAACAGTTCCCTGTCAACATCAGTGGATCATCCGAGCCTGTGAAACTGAGTATTAAGTAAGATATATCTATAACTAGTGTGAAAACTGAGGTTTTACCTACTCTTTTCTTAAACTTTGTAACTAAATCACATCTTAGATATCAATAACTGTCTTTGCTTATATGAACACATCAACTTAATGGGGTGTTTTAAATTTCCACCATTGTTTCCCTACTAAACATTGTGGACTTATTATAACATGGATACAGATGCTATTTTGGTATCTAGTTTTTTCTGTAAGCTAAAACCTTATAAAACAaggatttaaatattaaattagtttCTAGTTACTATCTCTGTTTAAGAATGTTTAAGGAAAATAAGTTATTAACACgtggataaaaataattattgcagTTTCACTAAAtcttcatcttttgtttttattttaagaaaattctttaaatgttctTATCTATAATGCCTACAGGTATTATAAAAGTGTCTACTTACAGTGTCTGTCAGCCAAGGCTACACACTTGTAGCTTTTGTACTGGAAGTCTTTTGATGGCTTCCCTGACTGCTTGTGATAATTGAAAGTCATCAATAGTAGGGTTTGTCCTCAGGTTTTAAACACAAGTTTTATTACTGCTTTGACTTCATTAGTTGTAATAGGTCTCCtcaggttttcttattcttcctgattcagtttcggaagattgtatgtttctacaaCTATATCAATTTTGCCCAGGTTGTCCAACTTGTTGGAAAATAgttgtttatagtattttcttacaatcctttgtatttctgtgatactGGTTGttacttcctctctgtcactgctgattttgtttatttgggtcctctctttttttcttgatgagtctggttaaaggtttatcaatcttgtttaccttttctaagaaccagctcttagtttcattgatattCTGTATTGCTTTTAGTCTCTATGCCATTTACTTCTATTCTGATTGTtatgatttccttccttctacttactctgggcttaatttgttgttctttttctagttcttttaggtgtagggtgagattatttatttgagctttttattgctttctgaggtaggcctgtaatgctatgaactttgcTCCCAGGACTGCTTTcagtgtctcatagattttgggttgttgtgtgttcattttcatttgtccaggtaattttttatttcttccttgatctcattgttaacctattcattgtttaataacatgctatttagcctcaaaaaaaaaaaaaaagaaaactttccctttttctttattttatgggATAGAAATATTTAACCTATTTCATTGTCTCAATAGCTTGATTattacaaatatactgctcacaaaaattaggggatatttcaaaatgaatgtgaagcaataaaatataccctaatttttgtgagcagtgtagttactatttcaaaaatagcattttttgatatatagaaaagcatttataacaaagcattatcttattaaaaatgttaagttattgattttagagaaagagagaggaaggggtagtgaaggagagggagagatggggagggagaggtaAATTGATTTTTtcgttctacttattcatgccatcagcagttgattgttgtatgtgctctgatgagggactgaacctgcaaccttggcatgtagGATGgccttctaaccaactgagctaccaagccaggGCCCCCCAATTTCTTTATCATGTAGAAATTCTATTAAACATGGAAGAATTTCTCTAATTTATACCTTCCATTTTACCAAACTGACTCTTGGAATCATAAATACCTCTGCAAATAATTTtcccttcttcattttcttcctatGGGTCCTTTCCCTATATTTATACAAGGTCAGATTCAGGaaaatttaggaagctcagaactGCGATAGGGTATATACACAGCATGATTTTATACAGGGAACAAatcattgtgtattttttaataaacattcacTGGAAGTACTAGGGAGCTCACAAACTAATGTCAGTAGACTGTCTTCAATTAGAATAagtgactaaaatgcaaatatagaAGCAAACTAAAAGTAGTTTATAATTGTGGCTGGTTAACTAACACTGCCAACatatgaattagaaaaaaaaatctgtctagtTGACCTAAATGAGTAGACATTTCCTCTGTAGTTCTAACTTATTATAGCACTCATTCTCTTTAGCTTCAGTCATTTGCCTAAAGTGAAGACAGCATTGCTGTGGGTGTTGCTATTGATTCAACTGCTCTTGTTTTAACCATGACTATATCCATGTTCATTTCACCAGGCAACCTGCTGCCTTATGGGTGTAGGCACATGACCCGGATGAGGTGAGCCATACCAAATAAGTAAGGGTTATCTATAGCGCTTTAATGATCAaggtttttatttcatataacacCTCTATTTTCATCATTTCCTCTAGTTGCTATGAAAATTTACAGGAGTTTTACTATTTACccagtgtcacaccaataaactcaattaaaagaaacccaaaaaaacaaaagaagagcgttattatatttgaaaaattcaaTTACTGTACCTCTTCTATTTTCTTAGGAGAAGCTTCACTTTTATTACTTTTGAATTCTTCATTTATCTTTATTCTGGCTGCTACAGAAAGAAAAGTACACAgttatttgcttttctaatttaaaattcctGTCCCaataatttacatattattcATTATGAACGACTACTTCTCTAGTAGAGAAAATAGTTTTGTCCCATgtaaaacaaagtataaaaataaggaaCTTATTAAAGAAGTCTCTTGGGGAGCTTTTGACAGGCTGGCAAATTTGTAATTAAACCTAATACAGTATAAACCTTTAGcactatatttttgtttcctgccttttatttattttagggggagggacagataggaacagacagataggaagggagagaaatgagaagcatcaactcagagttgtggcactttagttgttcattgattgctttctcatacgtgccttgactggggagttccagctgagccagtgatcccttgctcaagccagtaaccttgggtttcaagccaatgacctttgggctcaagccagtgaccatggggtcatgtctataatcccacgctcaagttgatGAAGGCGgcgatccc
Proteins encoded in this region:
- the LYRM7 gene encoding complex III assembly factor LYRM7 isoform X2, whose translation is MMRRDMGQAAKVLQLFKTLHRTRQQVFKNDTRALEAARIKINEEFKSNKSEASPKKIEELIKIGSDVELLLRTSVIQGIHTDHNTLNCELSEAEEVFFFEQN